In the genome of Dickeya fangzhongdai, one region contains:
- a CDS encoding SDR family oxidoreductase: MSSGQRALIIGASRGLGLGIATALHQQGWAVTATRRSPSAATDNLPVRWLALDINDASQRAACCQTLAQDSFDLVLINAGVYGPERQDLAALDPEQLIPLFLTNTLAPIALASALLPHLAEHATLAFMTSRLGSLTENASAELPFYAASKAALNMLTRGLSDAVSDRQVTLLSLHPGWVQTDLGGSGAPLTVESSVSGLLQQIARYQGKGGHHFVDYAGNRLAW, from the coding sequence ATGAGTTCAGGACAACGCGCACTGATTATCGGCGCTTCCCGCGGGCTGGGATTAGGCATCGCCACCGCCTTGCATCAGCAGGGTTGGGCCGTCACCGCTACCCGACGCTCGCCTTCCGCCGCCACCGACAACCTGCCGGTGCGCTGGCTGGCGCTGGATATCAATGACGCCTCGCAGCGCGCCGCATGTTGCCAGACGCTGGCGCAGGACAGTTTTGATCTGGTGCTGATTAATGCAGGCGTCTATGGCCCGGAGCGACAGGATCTGGCCGCTCTCGATCCCGAGCAGTTGATTCCCTTATTTCTGACCAACACGCTGGCGCCGATCGCGCTGGCGTCGGCGCTGTTGCCGCATCTGGCGGAGCACGCCACGCTGGCGTTCATGACGTCACGGCTGGGCAGCCTGACGGAAAACGCCAGCGCGGAACTGCCCTTCTATGCCGCCAGCAAGGCGGCGCTGAACATGCTGACGCGCGGGCTGAGCGACGCCGTGTCCGACCGTCAGGTTACGCTGCTGTCATTACACCCCGGCTGGGTACAAACCGACCTTGGCGGCAGCGGTGCGCCGCTAACGGTGGAGAGCAGCGTCAGCGGCCTGTTGCAACAGATAGCGCGTTATCAGGGCAAAGGCGGCCACCATTTTGTCGACTATGCCGGCAACCGGCTGGCATGGTGA